The window AGCTTTTAAGCCTTTGTATGCGGTTTTACCTTTGGATTTTTTGAAAGGTAACATTCCTCTTACAGTTCTTCTAAATATATCATCTGGTCTTCTAGGATATTTTGGACCTAAGTCACGAGGGTTGGAAATACTTGCCCTGTCAACTCTTTGTTTGTATTTAGCATAAGCCCATTCTTTATTACCAGTTAACATAATTTTTTCAGCATTAAGAATTACTACTTCTTCGCCTTCTAAAAGATTTTTACTAGTTATACTAGCCAATCTTCCTAAAACGCATCCTTCTCCATCAATAATCATAATAACACCCTATTTA is drawn from uncultured Methanobrevibacter sp. and contains these coding sequences:
- a CDS encoding 50S ribosomal protein L13, which translates into the protein MIIDGEGCVLGRLASITSKNLLEGEEVVILNAEKIMLTGNKEWAYAKYKQRVDRASISNPRDLGPKYPRRPDDIFRRTVRGMLPFKKSKGKTAYKGLKAFVGVPAEYADAELTAVPEAEYKNIKKGIELGEISKLLGATF